Proteins encoded together in one Quercus lobata isolate SW786 chromosome 3, ValleyOak3.0 Primary Assembly, whole genome shotgun sequence window:
- the LOC115980986 gene encoding ethylene-responsive transcription factor LEP-like, with protein MDFNNNSSPANSPSSSKSKRKAQPQQQQQQQQTPLQNQQGEALRFLGVRRRPWGRYAAEIRDPSTKERHWLGTFDTAEEAALAYDRAARSMRGSKARTNFVYSDMPRGSSVTSIISPDETHHEISPLFTPALQHHQQNDTTNNTNTTTTELFFTQDPFNAACPFSGWAQGNTTTLGSYQPITGIMDTDTGLSHSQTYSDSTQLPPLPPDASSSFYGSGLLGSDMGQGVWTDTNFFGFSEDTTNGLDSALTGPYLGFDSNEFVQHSPLFGRMPPVPDTSTTGFDLGSSSAFYKSIG; from the coding sequence ATGGACTTTAACAATAACTCATCACCAGCCAACTCACCCTCTTCATCAAAGTCCAAAAGAAAGGCACagccacaacaacaacaacaacaacaacaaacaccACTACAAAACCAACAAGGAGAAGCATTAAGGTTTTTGGGAGTAAGAAGAAGGCCATGGGGTAGATATGCAGCAGAGATAAGAGACCCTTCAACAAAAGAGAGACATTGGCTCGGCACATTTGACACTGCAGAAGAAGCAGCTTTAGCTTATGACCGAGCCGCTCGGTCCATGCGAGGTTCAAAAGCTCGTACCAACTTTGTTTACTCTGACATGCCTAGAGGCTCCTCTGTCACCTCTATTATCTCTCCTGACGAAACACATCATGAAATCTCACCTCTCTTCACTCCTGCCCTTCAACACCACCAACAAAATGACACAACCAACAACAcaaacaccaccaccacagaGCTCTTCTTCACACAGGACCCTTTCAATGCTGCATGTCCATTTTCTGGGTGGGCTCAAGGGAATACAACAACTTTGGGTTCTTATCAGCCCATTACTGGTATTATGGACACTGACACTGGGCTTTCACACTCACAGACTTACTCTGATAGCACTCAGCTACCACCCTTGCCTCCTGATGCGTCATCATCTTTTTATGGGTCTGGACTATTGGGCTCCGATATGGGACAAGGAGTTTGGACTGACACGaacttttttgggttttctgaGGATACTACAAATGGGCTTGACTCTGCACTTACTGGGCCGTACTTGGGTTTTGATTCTAATGAATTTGTGCAGCACAGCCCACTCTTTGGGAGGATGCCACCTGTCCCAGACACTAGTACCACTGGATTTGATTTGGGTTCATCATCTGCTTTCTATAAAAGTATTGGGTAA